In the Thermoanaerobaculia bacterium genome, one interval contains:
- the argF gene encoding ornithine carbamoyltransferase: MKKDFISIHDRTPAEIAELLDLADGIKKDRARYRSALAGKTLAMIFEKSSTRTRVSFEAGMYQLGGIGMFLSSRDLQIGRGEPIADTARVLSRYVDGIMARTFAHETVTELARHATVPVINGLTDRLHPCQVMADLQTIREVFGELAGRKLAYVGDGNNMAHSLMFGGAKTGMSVAVASPEGYEPKEEIVASARRDAEETGASITTTHDPAEAVAGAHVVYTDVWASMGQEDEARVRREKFAGFTVTESLMAKAARDAIFLHCLPAHRGEEVEAAVADGPRSRIFDEAENRLHAQKAILVSLMA; the protein is encoded by the coding sequence ATGAAGAAGGATTTCATCTCCATCCACGACCGGACCCCGGCCGAGATCGCCGAGCTTCTCGACCTCGCGGACGGGATCAAGAAGGACCGCGCCCGCTACCGCTCGGCGCTCGCGGGAAAGACGCTCGCGATGATCTTCGAGAAGTCGTCGACGCGGACGCGCGTCTCGTTCGAGGCGGGGATGTACCAGCTCGGCGGCATCGGCATGTTCCTGTCGTCGCGCGACCTGCAGATCGGGCGGGGGGAGCCGATCGCCGACACCGCCCGGGTGCTCTCCCGCTACGTCGACGGGATCATGGCCCGGACTTTCGCGCACGAGACCGTCACGGAGCTCGCCCGGCATGCGACCGTCCCCGTGATCAACGGGCTCACGGACCGGCTCCATCCGTGCCAGGTGATGGCCGACCTCCAGACGATCCGCGAGGTGTTCGGAGAGCTCGCGGGGCGCAAGCTCGCCTACGTGGGGGACGGCAACAACATGGCGCACTCGCTGATGTTCGGCGGCGCGAAGACCGGGATGTCCGTCGCGGTCGCGAGCCCGGAAGGATACGAGCCGAAGGAAGAGATCGTCGCCTCCGCCCGGCGCGACGCGGAGGAGACCGGCGCCTCGATCACGACGACGCACGATCCGGCGGAGGCCGTGGCCGGCGCGCACGTCGTCTACACCGACGTCTGGGCGTCGATGGGACAGGAGGACGAGGCCCGCGTCCGCCGCGAGAAGTTCGCGGGATTCACGGTGACCGAATCCCTCATGGCGAAGGCCGCGCGCGACGCGATCTTCCTCCATTGTCTTCCCGCGCACCGCGGCGAAGAGGTCGAGGCCGCCGTCGCCGACGGGCCGCGCTCGCGGATCTTCGACGAGGCCGAGAACCGGCTTCACGCGCAGAAGGCGATTCTCGTCTCCCTGATGGCGTGA